TAGATTTAGAAAGTCAACTCAGTAAAACCTTCCTCTCCGGCGGCGAGTTAGCTAGCAAAAAAGACAAAGAAGCGGCAATGGCAACCTCCGGCAAACGCCTTGCCGAACAGATTGGTAAAGGCACGGAACGCATCCTATTTTCCCTGATCCAGAAGTTTAACAGTGCCACCAAACTGCCCGAATGCCGCAATGCCAGCCCGAATATGATTGTGCTGATCGACGCAGGTCATCGTAGCCAAGGCGGTGAAAACCACATCCGCATGAAACAGGCATTGCCCAAAGCCGCGTTTGTGGCGTTTACAGGCACGCCTTTGCTGAAAGACGACAAGACCGAAGGCAAATTCGGTAAGATCATTCACGCCTACACCATGCAACGCGCCGTGGATGATCAGACCGTTACACCGCTATTGTACGAAGAGCGCATCCCCGATTTAGATGTCAATGAACGCGCCATTGATAGCTGGTTTGAACGCATTACCGAAGGCTTGACCGCTGAACAAAAGACCGACCTGAAACGCAAGTTTGCCCGCAAAGGTGAAATCTACAGCGTGGATGACCGCATCCGCCTGATTGCGCTCGACATTGCCAACCACTTCGTGAAAAACATCGACGACGGTTTGAAAGGGCAACTGGCGTGCGACAGCAAAGCCTCCGCCATCAAGTACAAACAATACCTTGACGAAGCTGGGTTGTTTGGATCCGCCGTGGTCATGAGTCCGCCTGACACCCGCGAAGGCAATACCGATGTGGATGAAGAAGCACTGCCCGCTGTAGCCGCGTGGTGGAAAACCAACGTTGGCACGCAAGACGAAGCCGCCTATACCAAAGCCATTATTGAGCGTTTCGACAAAGACGAGGCGTTGAAGCTGTTGATTGTGGTCGACAAGCTGCTGACGGGTTTCGACGAACCGAAAAATACGGTGCTGTATATCGACAAACCCTTAAAGCAACACAACTTGATTCAAGCGATTGCGCGGGTCAACCGTTTGCACCCGCTGAAAAAGTTTGGCTTGCTGATCGACTATCGCGGCATTCTGGCGGAACTCGATACCACCCTTCAAAAATATCAGGATTTAGCAGCGCGTACCCAAGGCGGTTACGACATCAATGATATTGCGGGTTTGTATAGCCAGATGAGTACCGAATACAAACGCTTGCCACAACTTTACAAAACCTTGTGGGCGATTTTTGCTGGGGTTAAGAATAAGCACGATATTGAGCAATTGCGGCAGGTGCTTGTGCCGAAGATGGTTTATGTTGGGGGAGACCCCACCCCAACCCTCCCCTTGCCAGGGGAGGGGGCAAGAAACGCAGACTCCTCTCTTCACTCCTCCCCCTGGAAAGGGGGAGGTTGGGAGGGGGTCAACTCTTCGCAAGAATTAGTCGATGCCAACCTGAAAACCCGCGAAGACTTCTACGAAGCCCTGACCGCCTTCGCCAGTTGCCTGAAAGTTGCGTTGCAATCTGCCACCTTCTTTGCCGATACCAGTTTCAGCGATACTGACCGCCGCCATTACAAGGAAACCCTCAAGCAGTTTTCCAGCCTGCGTCAATTGGCAAAACAGGACGCAGGCGAAACCATCCAGTACGACCAATATGTCGCGCAGGTAAAAAAGCTGCTGGACAAGCATGTGGTCGGCGTTGACATCAAAGATGCGCAAGGTGTTTACGAAGTGAATAAAATGGGGCAAAAGCAAGCCCCCGAAGATTGGAGCGCGGACAAGACCCGCAACGAAACCGATATTATCAAAACCCGTGTGACACGCATGATCGAACAGGATTTGTGTGATGACCCTTACGCACAGGAAGCCTTTTCCAAATTGCTACGCCTAGCGATTGCCGAGGCTGAAAAGCTGTTCGATCACCCGCTCAAGCAATACCTGTTATTCCACGATTTCGCCGAGCAAGTGCAGCAACGGCGCGTGCCGGATATGCCGAATGTGTTTGCAGGCAACCACCACGCGCAGGCGTATTTCGGCGTGTTCAAACAAACCTTGCCGGAAGTATTCACGGCTGTTGATCAAGCCACGCAAGACCAATGGGTGCAACTCGCCTTCGTCTTGGATACGCATGTGGAACAATCTGTCGCGGAACATTCCATCAATCCGCAAAACATCGAAGCCGACATCCGCAAAAAACTGCTGCCGCTGCTGTTCAAGGAATGCAAAGCGATTGGTGGCGGTATGGATCAGGCTAAAGCGATGGTTGAGCGGGTAGTGCAGATTGTGCGCGTGGGTTTGAGTGGGGTGTAAGCGAATGCTTCGGTTCAGCTATGGCGATGAACAGATTAGCTTCGAGCGTTTGCCCCGCAACGAAGGCATTCAGCGGGTACTGATCAAGGTTCATCCTGATTGCCGGGTTGAAGTTGCTGCCCCCGCCCAAGCGGATGATAACGAAGTGCTGGCGGCGGTGAAAAAACGCGGTCGCTGGATTTATCAACAACTGCGTGATTTCCGCCAACAATCCGCTTACGTCACCCCACGGCAATACATCAGCGGCGAAAGCCATTACTACTTAGGCAAGCAATACCTGCTGAAAGTGCTGGAAGACCCTGACGCCACACCGCAAGTAAAGTTGTTACGCGGCAAACTGGAGGTCACGCTACGCCAGAAAAGTACGGCAAAGGTGGAGCAACTGTTGAGCAATTGGTACAAGGTTCGTGCCATAGAAGTGTTTGCCAAACGGCTGGATGCGCTGCTGGAACAAACCTTGTGGGTCACGGAACGTCCGCCGCTACGCATCCTCACCATGCACACCCAATGGGGCAGTTGCTCACCCCAAGGCAGGCTTACGCTGAACCCGCATTTAGTCAAAGCCCCACGCGAGTGCATTGACTACGTGATTCTGCATGAGCTGTGTCATCTTGCCGAACACAACCACAGCGAACGCTTTTACCGTTTGCTGCATCAAGTGATGCCTGAGTGGAAAGTGATAAAGGCTAAACTAGACGCAAGAGCAGGGTGGTATGTGTTGGCATGAAAACTGCTTGGTATAATGCGCAAATACGATTTTCCCCATTAGGTTGGATATGCTCAAAATCGAACAGATTCTCGACAAAAAAAATGTACCATTACGTCAGCCTTACCTGTCGCTGACCCTGCCGCATGAGCGCCGCATCATCAGCCGCCAGCGCGTGACGCTCGATGATGGCAGCGATGCCGGTTTGTTCCTGCCGCGTGGTTCCAGCCTACAACACGGTGACTACCTGCAAGGGGACAATGGCGCACTGATCCGCGTACAAGCTGCTGCTGAAACCGTTTCCACCCTGTATTGCGACGACCCGTTGCTGCTGGCGCGCGCCTGTTACCACCTCGGTAACCGCCATGTGCCGTTGCAAATCATGAAAGGCATGATCCGTTACCAGCATGACCATGTGCTGGATGAGATGCTGCACGGGCTGGGGCTGCATGTGGTGGTGGAACAGGCTCCGTTCGAGCCGGAAGCGGGCGCGTATGGCGGCGGGCATTCGCACAGCCACGGACATCATCACGACCATGATCACGCGCATTCCCATGATCACTGATCTTGCCCTGCTGCGCCTGCTGCACCTGGTCAGCCCCAGCTTGCCAATCGGCTCCTTCACCTATTCGCAAGGGATTGAATGGGCGGTCGAATGTGGCTGGATTGCCACACCAGATGATTTGCAGGCATGGCTGGCCAGCCAGTTGCACGGTGGTATGACGTATGTGGACATTCCCGGCCTGCAACGCCTGTACCACGCCGTGTTGGCTGATGATACGGATGCCCTTGAGCACTGGATCGGCATCCTCAACGCTAGCCGAGAAACCAGCGAACTGTTGCTGGAAGAAAAGAACCGGGGGCGCGCCTTGACTGATTTGCTGATTGTGCTGGAAATCCCCCGCGCCGCCCGCTGGAAACCGCTGCTCAGCCAAAATCAGGCGGCAGCCTTTGCGCTGGCAGCGGCCCACTGGCAGATTCCGCTGGAACAGGCTGCCTACGGCTACGCCTGGAGCTGGCTGGAAAACCTGGTGCTGGCGGCGGTAAAAATCATCCCGCTGGGGCAGACGCAGGGGCAGAAGCTGTTGCATCGGACGACTCCGCTGCTGCCGGAGGTGGTTACGCAAGGTTTGCAGGTGGATGATGACAGCATAGGTGCGTCTTCATTGGCGCTGGCAATTGCCAGCAGTCGGCATGAAACGCAATATACACGTTTATTTAGGTCGTGAAGAAACCCCTTCCCGACCCTCCCCTTATCAGGGGAGGGGTTTCTTCGACAAAGGAGCAAACAACCATGTCCAACCCCCTACGAGTCGGCGTCGGCGGCCCGGTCGGTTCCGGCAAGACCGCTCTGCTGGATGCCTTGTGCAAGGCCATGCGCGCTGACTACGACATTGCCGTTGTCACCAACGACATTTACACCCAGGAAGACGCCCAGTTCCTGACCCGCAGCGAAGCCTTGCCACCCGAACGCATTGTCGGCGTGGAAACTGGCGGCTGCCCGCATACCGCCATCCGCGAAGACGCCTCCATGAATCTGGCGGCGGTGGAAGACCTGCAAATCCGTTTCCCCGATCTTGACGTGATTTTCATCGAAAGCGGCGGCGACAACCTGTCAGCCACTTTCAGCCCGGAACTGGCCGACCTGACCGTTTACGTGATTGACGTGGCGGAAGGTGAAAAAATCCCGCGCAAAGGCGGCCCCGGCATTACCCGTTCCGACCTGCTGGTGATCAACAAGATCGACCTTGCGCCTTACGTGGGGGCGTCGCTGGAAGTGATGGAAAGCGACAGCAAACGGATGCGCGGCGAGCGTCCGTTCGTGTTTGCCAACCTGAAGGAACGGCAGGGCTTGCAGGCGATTATTGATTTCATCGTCCACAAGGGCATGTTGCGGGCGTAAATTTCAGTCGGCCTTGGCGGCGGTTTGCTGCGCTTCGATGGCGGCAAGCCGCTGTTCCAGCGCTTCCAGTTTCTCGCGGGTGCGCAGCAGCACTGCTGACTGGATGTCGAATTCTTCCCGTGTCACCAGGTTCATCTTTTGCAGGCTGCCTTCCATCACGCCGCGCAGGTTCTTTTCCATATCTTCCTGCAAATGGCGTACCGGCTCGGGCAGCGCCGCCGAAAAGCGTTTCACGATGTCTTCCAGATTTCCCAAACCAGCCATGTGCGGAGTCCTTCGATAACAATGAGGTGATGACAAGCATTGTAGCAAAGCCGGTGGCTAGCCGTGTATTTCCATCTGAGGGTGCATTACCAAACGTTAATGCACTTTAATAGTGCGATAGTATGAGCCAAAACAGTGAAAAGCCGTCAAAACTGCTGCTTTTTTACTACAGTGTGCCTGTTCGCAACGGTTTATGTCGCGAATTTATGGTTGGCACGCTGTTTGCAGTATGGCTGGCGTGAAAAATAAATTTTCTGATCTCAGGAGAATATCGAGATGAAAAAGAACATTCTGTTGACCGCAACGGTACTCGCTTCATTGATGGTTAGCGCGCAGGCAATGGCTGGCGCGAGTGGCAATATCGGTGTCACCAGCAACTACATTTGGCGTGGTGTTGAACAGAACAATGGTCAGGCGGCTGTTTCTGGTGGCTTGGATTTCGAGGCTCCGAATGGCGGTTACGTTGGCACCTGGGCTTCCCCGGTTGCTGGTGGTGATGATTACGAACTGGATCTTTACGGCGGTTATGCAGGCGAAAATGCTTCTGGCCTTGGCTATGACGTAGGTGTAATCACCTATATGTACCCAAAAGGTGGTACCAACGAGCATTTCGATGAAGTTTATGGCTCCCTCAACTATGGCGCTATCAATGGTGGTGTGGCTTATACCTTTGGTTCCGATGACGATACAACGCCGGAGTTCAGCAAAGGTGACATTTACTACCATGTCGGTGCGAGCAAGGAAATCAAAGGCGGCTTGGAACTGGGTGGTACGGTTGGCCACTATGATTTCGACGATGCTGCGGGTGAAGACTATACCCACTATCAGGTCAGCCTGAGCAAGGATGATTTCACTTTCGCAGTTGATGATTCTGACCTGACTGATAGCGACCCGCTGGTTTCAGTTTCCTGGTCCAAGTCTATTGATTTCTAAGACTGTCCTGTCAGCCTCGCCCGCAATGGGCGGGGCATTTAGCTTATAAGGAGCAAATTCTATGAAAATGGTTACGGCTATTATCAAGCCATTCAAACTTGACGATGTGCGTGATGCCTTGGGAGATATTGGCATCAAGGGCATTACGGTGACAGAGGTAAAAGGTTTTGGCCGTCAGAAAGGCCACACCGAGTTGTACCGTGGCGCGGAATATGTAGTTGATTTTCTGCCCAAGATCAAACTGGAAGCCGCCGTGGCCGAGTCCCAGGTGGATCAGGTGATCGAAGCGATCAGCAAAGCCGCCAATACCGGCAAGATTGGTGACGGCAAGATTTTCGTCACTTCAGTTGAACAGGTTGTCCGCATTCGCACTGGCGAAAGCGGTGAAGAAGCGCTGTAAGGGGGAAGTTTTCATGAATATGCGTTTAGGTTTGATGATGTTGGCCGCCCTGCTGGGCTTTTCCGGGGTGGCGATGGCGGAAGAGGTGGCGGCTGCCCCAGTGCCTGACAAGGGTGATACCACCTGGATGATGGTGTCCACCATTCTGGTTATCTTGATGACAATTCCGGGCTTGGCCTTGTTCTACGGCGGTCTGGTGCGGGTCAAGAACATGCTTTCCGTGTTGACCCAAGTATTCGCCATTTTCTGTTTGATTGCGGTTTTGTGGGTGGTTTACGGCTACTCGCTGGCTTTCGGTGATGCAGGTGGTAGCCTGGATGCGTTCATCGGTGGCTTTGGCAAGATGTTCCTGGCAGGTATTACGCCGGATTCTACTGCGGCTACCTTTACCGATGGTGTAGTTATCCCCGAGTTCGTGTTTGTTGCCTTCCAGATGACGTTCGCAGCCATCACTTGCGGTCTGATTGTGGGTGGTTTCGCTGAGCGTATCAAGTTCTCTACCCTGTTGGTGTTCAGTGCCCTGTGGTTCACGTTCTCTTACCTGCCAATCGCGCACATGGTGTGGGCTGGTGGCGGCTTCCTGTTTGAAATGGGCGCGCTGGACTTCGCGGGCGGCACCGTTGTGCACATCAACTCCGGTATCGCTGCACTGGTCGGCGCGCTGATTGTTGGTAAGCGGGTTGGGTTTGGCCGTGATTCTATGGCTCCACACAGCTTGGTCATGACCATGATCGGTGGCTGCCTGCTGTGGGTTGGCTGGTTCGGCTTCAATGCCGGTTCCAATCTGGAAGCGACTGGCCTGACTACCTTGGCTCTGCTGAATACTATTCTGGCAACGGCTGCCGCAGCGCTGGCGTGGATGTTCACTGAGTGGATGTTGAACGGCAAAGCCTCCATGCTGGGTGTTGTGTCTGGCGCGGTCGCGGGTCTGGTTGCGGTAACGCCTGCTGCCGGTCTGGCTGGCCCGATGGGTGCTCTGCTGTTGGGTGCTGTTGCTGGCGTAGTCTGCCTGTGGGGCGTGACTGGCTTGAAGCACAAGCTGGGCTATGATGATTCCCTCGACGTATTTGGTATCCACGGCCTGGGTGGTATCCTTGGCGCGATTGGTACTGGTGTCGTAGCTGCCCCTTCCCTGGGCGGCATGGGCGCGGAAGACTACAGCATCGGTTCCCAGGTTGTAACTCAGGCGATTGCGGTTGGTATTGCGATCCTGTGGTCTGGTAGTGTCAGCGCTGCCCTGTTCTTCATCCTCAAAGCAACCATGGGTCTGCGTGTTAGCCAAGAAGAAGAGCGCGAAGGTCTGGATACCATATCCCATGGCGAACGTGCTTACACCATGTAAGCCAGGTCGGGATACATTCCCGATCGTGTAGGTTTTTTCAGAGTCGATTGTTAGGCGGGAGCAACACTCCCGCTTTTTTTTATGGGTGTCATGACCCAGGTATCAATTGAAGGCTGGTAATTGCCCCTGCTCCTGTATCCGGTAGCCGCCATCCGTCTGCGGTGCGCCCAGGAAAGAATTGAGGAATTGCTTGCTACCCGCATCAATGCTGTTGCCCGGCGTCAGGGTTAGCTGGCTTTGGTACTGGCCATCCTGTTGGACTGTTACAGTGCCATCCACAGTGAATGCAGCACCTGGCGCGGAAGCCAGCGTAATGTTTAGCGCGCCCTGCTCCCCTGCGCTAATAACCGCTGTGTAAGCGCCGAAACGTTGCGGCAGCATCTGTATTCCTGCCTCTTGCCACTCACCATGCCCACTCAGGCGCGGGAGGGTTTGCTGACCCCATTCCAGGCTATGCAGACTGGCCTGGAAAACGCCGCTCAGGGGCGGGATCATGAAGCCTTGCAGGTAAGGGGCCAAAGCCTGGGCAGGAATGGCGGTCAGGTTGACGCCACTGCACGCCAGATTACCGCTAATGCTGATGGCGCAGTTGCCCTCGAATTGCCCACCTTGCACCAGATTGCCACGCAGGTCGGCGGCCAACTTGCCCGTGAGCAAGGCAGCGGGATGCAGATCCCATTGCAGGTTATTGATTTGCACACCTTGCCAGTTCACGCGGCTGACGCCACCTTGCCATAGCGAGCCATTGACGCCTTGCAAGGGAGCAGCAAGGTCGGCGGGCAGGGCTTTTATCAACAGGCTGGCGGGAAGCTGGCCAATGGAAGCCAGCAGGAAACTGCCCATGCCCGCGAGTATCAGGGTGCGTGTTTTCATCGTTCCAGTGTGATTTGCGCGTCAACTGTGCCGGGTTTGTCGGCGGGTTTCATGTCCATGCGGGTGGCGAGGGCGGCGTATTGCATTTCCATCCGTGCCAGGAATTGCGCCAGCGCGTCGAAGGGCTTGCCTTCCAGCTTCAGGCTGACGCTGTTTTTGTCTTTTTCCTCGGAAGTTGTGCCTTCGCCATCCAGCTGATACTGCTTGAGGGTATCAATCACAATGCTGTGTAAGCTACCGCCCGTTGCTGCCGGGGTGGAACCGCCGCGCAGGCTGAGAATTTCGCCACGCCGGGCTTGCATTTCCTGATTGACGGCCTGGGCGTCGGCCAGATCCTGTTGTAGCAGGCGGTGGTAACTGGCCAGCGGTTTCCACACCAACAGCCATAGCATCGTCAAACCGATCAGGATGACACCCGTCATGACCAGTTGGCGTTCGCGCGGGGTAAGGTTCTGCCACCAGGTTTTCATGAATTGCCTCCCAGGGTCAGGGTGGCCTTCACGCTGTCGGCGGTGCGGGAGGATTGCAGTTCCACCGGATTGCCAAGGGCTTGTTCCAGTGTGTCGCGCAGGGTTTCGATGGCCTGCTGGTTTTGTGCTTGCAGGTTGATAGTCAGCGTGCCGGTCTGGGCGCGGATGTCTTCCACCGTCAGCCCGCCCGTGGTATTGAGGGCGGCGGCAAACGAGGCAAGCTGGGGTAGGTGGCTGGGTGTAGTGCTGTCGGCCTGCTGGCCACCGAGGCGCGTCAGTTCGGAAGCCAACCGGTTTTTCAGCCCGCGCGGGTCAATGCCGCTGGCCTCGGGGAACAGTTCACTGAACAGCCGCAGGTTGGATTCATCCAGCGCATCCAGTTGCTGTTGCAGGCGGTAGCTTTCAGAGCCATAGATACCGACAGCCAGCAAGGCGGCACTGGCGGCCAGGGCAGCGGGCAGCCGCCAGCGTTGCCATTGCTGCCGCCAGTGGGCGCGGTTTTCGTCCTGCAAGCCGTTGAGCAGGTTGAGCTTCAAGGCCGGTTGCAGGCTGGCTGGCAACAGTTGCTCAGCCTGGGTTTCGGGCTGGATGCTAAAACGTGGGTCGGCTGCCCAGTCTGCTGTCTTGTCGGTGTACAGGCGTAGGCGCGGGGGGGCGGCTTGCCCTTCCGCCATGCCATCCAGCAGCAGCGGCAAGGCGCGGGCGCTGCTGGCGTAGCCGGAAAGCTCGCCAGTGCGCACCCAGACCTGCTCGCCCTGCTGCCACAGGGTGGTGCTATCGGCTTCCCACGGCAGCGCGAACAGGTCGGGCAGGATATAACGGGCGCGCAATTGCCGCTCATGCAGGGCGCTGCCCCAGGCACGCAGGCGGTCGCGCTGGATGATGGCGACATCCACCAGGGTGGAGGCTGGGCGGGTTTGCCAGACGATGTGCTGGTCTTCGAGATCGGCGGCGATGCTGTCTTCGAGCGCAAACGGGATGGCTTGCTGCAATTGGCGCTGGTTGCGGGTGTTGACGTTGGTCTGGGTCAGCAATACTTCCCGCGCGGGGATCAGCAACACCAATTCCTGCCCGCGTGCCAGTGGCAACAGGGTTTCCCAGGAACCGTGCGTCCAGTTGGTGGCAGTGTTGCCTAGGCTGGCCCAGGCCGGTTCGGGGTCATTCGGTGATTGCAGGCGTATTACTAGCATCGTCAGTCGTTGTTGGTTGTTCGTCCACCCGGTCGAATTGGCGCATTATGACACGAACCGGGCCGTTGGGGGCGCGAAATAACAGGCTGTTGACGAAAACCCGCGCGCGGTTGATATGCACTTCCCCGCTCAGGCGGAAGTATTGCGAGGTCACGTCGAAACTCTCCATCAACACATCATCATTACCGGGGGTGAATGCCATGTCGCGGCTAAACTCTTCTTTGCTTTTATAAGCCTGCTTTGTCTTGCGTTTATCGAGTATCTGACCGATTTGGTTGTCATTCAGGCCGCTGGCCTTGAGCACTTCCTTGCTGGCGGTGTTGGGGTTGAGGGTGGTGTAAAACGGCAGGGCCGTCACGGTTTGCAGGAAGCGTTGCAGCAGCTTGTCCTTCAATTCTGGTTCGGGTATATCCAGACGCAACAGGCGGACTTCGCTGAGATCGGCAAATGGCATGTCAGCGGCGAGGTAGGGAATAGCGCCGGACAAATAGTAGTCACGCTCAGCGCCGTTTACCCCGGTTGGCAGGTTATTGGCGTCAACCCAATCCACAATGGCCTCGGCAAAGCCGACGGGAAGCCCAGCAGCAGTGACGAATTTCTGCAACTGCCCGTAAACCGCGCCATTGTAGCCCTGTTGCTGCCGGGATTGGGTGGTCTGCGCCTGCTCCCCGGCCTGTTGTTGCTGGCCGCTTGCCTGCCCTTGTCCTTGCCCCTGCTCTTTCTGTAACACCAGGTTGTTGAGGTTGAAACGCCCTTGCATATCCTCCAGCTTGCCCTTGAATTGCACTACCGCACCGCTGTCTTCGCGCAAGGTCTGGGTGGGAAGCTCATAAGCCCAGCGGTCGGTGAAAGCGTCGTACTTGTTTTCCTGCGCGTCGAGTTGCAGTTGCAGCCCTGCGTATTGCTCCATGGTGAACACGTACTGCCAGGCACGTTCCAGCGACTGGAAATTGTCGCTCTGGCGCACCGCGCGGCTCTGGCGGGCGAACACGACCGCCGCCAGCGTCACGACCAGCACCGCAATTACCAGCACAGTAAGGATAGCGATGCCGCGTTGCCGTTGCGGTAGGTTAAGGTTGTTTCGCAGTGGCCTGGGCTTCATTGGGTGGCACCGGTGGCAAACGTTCAGAGAGGCGACGGCCTTTGCCGTTATTGAGCTTATAGTCGTAAATGGTAGTGTACGCCATCACCGCTTGCACGTAATCGCGGGTTTCGGTAAATGGGATGCTTTCCACCCACTGGTCGGCACTGGTGAGTTGCTCCGGTGCCCATTGCCGTGGCCGCCCCGGGCCTGCGTTGTAGGCGGCCGTGGCCATGGCGTAGTTGCCGGAAAACTTCCCCAGCATGTCGCGCAAATAGGCGCTGCCCAACTGGATATTGGTGGCCGGTTGCAGGATGTCATCCTTGCCATTGACGCGCAGGCCGAGTTTGCTGGCAACATGGCGGGCGGTAGGCGGAATCAGTTGCATCAGCCCCAGCGCTTTGGCACCGGATTCGGCGTTCGGGTCGAAAGCACTTTCGCGGCGCATCACGCCTAGAATCCAGGCAGGCTGGATGCCGTGGGTGCGCGCCTGTTCCAGCACCAGGTCGGTGTGCACCAGCGGGAAACGTAGGCTGGTTTCATCCCATTCCTTGGCGCGGGAAATCGTCCAGATTGCCAGATTGGGGTCGCCGGAGCGGGTAGCGAGGTCAGCGGCGGCCAACATGCCTTCCTTGTCCATCAGTTTGAGGGCTCGGAACCATTCCTTGCGCCCCTGCGCGCGCTCGCCCAGCGCAAACCACTCGAAAGCACGCTGGATGGCGGCAAGTTTTTGTAGCCCGGCCATGCGCTGGCTACGGTCAACCGGGGCAGCTTGCAGGCCGCTGTAATCCTGCCCCAGGCGGTCGGCGGCGAGGAAGCCGTAAAAGCTGGCTTGCGGGGCAATTTCAGCGTACAGGCTGGCGGCTTCGCGCTGTTTGCCGGTTTGTTCCAGCGCCCGCGCCTGCCAGTATTGCCAGCCTGCTGCGTCGCGAGGGTGATCGAATTTGAGCTGGCGGGTGGCATCCAGCAGTTTTTCCCAGTCGCCGTAGCGGGCGGCCATGCGTGCCTGCCACAGGTTGCCATCCTGGGTGCGGTGTTCGGCGGGGATTGCGGCCAGCCGTGCGAGGGCGGTGGAGTCGTGGCGCAATGCTTGGTACATGCCGAGGGCACTTTCTACCTGGCCGGATTCTTCCGGGGTGAATTTGAGTTTTTGGCGTGCCTGTAGCCATAGGGTTTCCGCCTGCTGGGGCTGTTTTTTGGCAAGGCGTTCCAGGCCGAAGGTGATGGCTTCCCTCAGGTAGGGGGTGTCGGTTTGCTGGAAAGCCGTTGGCAATGCTGTAGCCGGGTCTTGCCGGATCTGTACCCAGGTGGCAACCGTGGTGCGGATCTCCGGCGGCAGGTCAGCCGCCAGTTGGGTTGCCAGTGTGGTCTGG
The sequence above is drawn from the Thiothrix nivea DSM 5205 genome and encodes:
- the gspL gene encoding type II secretion system protein GspL, producing the protein MLVIRLQSPNDPEPAWASLGNTATNWTHGSWETLLPLARGQELVLLIPAREVLLTQTNVNTRNQRQLQQAIPFALEDSIAADLEDQHIVWQTRPASTLVDVAIIQRDRLRAWGSALHERQLRARYILPDLFALPWEADSTTLWQQGEQVWVRTGELSGYASSARALPLLLDGMAEGQAAPPRLRLYTDKTADWAADPRFSIQPETQAEQLLPASLQPALKLNLLNGLQDENRAHWRQQWQRWRLPAALAASAALLAVGIYGSESYRLQQQLDALDESNLRLFSELFPEASGIDPRGLKNRLASELTRLGGQQADSTTPSHLPQLASFAAALNTTGGLTVEDIRAQTGTLTINLQAQNQQAIETLRDTLEQALGNPVELQSSRTADSVKATLTLGGNS
- the gspM gene encoding type II secretion system protein GspM, whose protein sequence is MKTWWQNLTPRERQLVMTGVILIGLTMLWLLVWKPLASYHRLLQQDLADAQAVNQEMQARRGEILSLRGGSTPAATGGSLHSIVIDTLKQYQLDGEGTTSEEKDKNSVSLKLEGKPFDALAQFLARMEMQYAALATRMDMKPADKPGTVDAQITLER
- a CDS encoding transglycosylase SLT domain-containing protein — protein: MSRLLLIAVCCTLSCILPAQANTPDNQRALFRQAYATLQAGDTDSFTTLPAELKTYPLYPWLEYEYLRQIVDEVADARILDFTQRNPGSVMADNLQRLLAKRLADKQDWQKLLTSIPADLDDTDTQCYRTQALAAVGQKQAALEVGKQTWMGIGKSISDACLPVTDLLRRHVALSTDDYWQRIRAAIDKNQTTLATQLAADLPPEIRTTVATWVQIRQDPATALPTAFQQTDTPYLREAITFGLERLAKKQPQQAETLWLQARQKLKFTPEESGQVESALGMYQALRHDSTALARLAAIPAEHRTQDGNLWQARMAARYGDWEKLLDATRQLKFDHPRDAAGWQYWQARALEQTGKQREAASLYAEIAPQASFYGFLAADRLGQDYSGLQAAPVDRSQRMAGLQKLAAIQRAFEWFALGERAQGRKEWFRALKLMDKEGMLAAADLATRSGDPNLAIWTISRAKEWDETSLRFPLVHTDLVLEQARTHGIQPAWILGVMRRESAFDPNAESGAKALGLMQLIPPTARHVASKLGLRVNGKDDILQPATNIQLGSAYLRDMLGKFSGNYAMATAAYNAGPGRPRQWAPEQLTSADQWVESIPFTETRDYVQAVMAYTTIYDYKLNNGKGRRLSERLPPVPPNEAQATAKQP
- the gspK gene encoding type II secretion system minor pseudopilin GspK, encoding MKPRPLRNNLNLPQRQRGIAILTVLVIAVLVVTLAAVVFARQSRAVRQSDNFQSLERAWQYVFTMEQYAGLQLQLDAQENKYDAFTDRWAYELPTQTLREDSGAVVQFKGKLEDMQGRFNLNNLVLQKEQGQGQGQASGQQQQAGEQAQTTQSRQQQGYNGAVYGQLQKFVTAAGLPVGFAEAIVDWVDANNLPTGVNGAERDYYLSGAIPYLAADMPFADLSEVRLLRLDIPEPELKDKLLQRFLQTVTALPFYTTLNPNTASKEVLKASGLNDNQIGQILDKRKTKQAYKSKEEFSRDMAFTPGNDDVLMESFDVTSQYFRLSGEVHINRARVFVNSLLFRAPNGPVRVIMRQFDRVDEQPTTTDDASNTPAITE
- a CDS encoding ammonium transporter, translated to MNMRLGLMMLAALLGFSGVAMAEEVAAAPVPDKGDTTWMMVSTILVILMTIPGLALFYGGLVRVKNMLSVLTQVFAIFCLIAVLWVVYGYSLAFGDAGGSLDAFIGGFGKMFLAGITPDSTAATFTDGVVIPEFVFVAFQMTFAAITCGLIVGGFAERIKFSTLLVFSALWFTFSYLPIAHMVWAGGGFLFEMGALDFAGGTVVHINSGIAALVGALIVGKRVGFGRDSMAPHSLVMTMIGGCLLWVGWFGFNAGSNLEATGLTTLALLNTILATAAAALAWMFTEWMLNGKASMLGVVSGAVAGLVAVTPAAGLAGPMGALLLGAVAGVVCLWGVTGLKHKLGYDDSLDVFGIHGLGGILGAIGTGVVAAPSLGGMGAEDYSIGSQVVTQAIAVGIAILWSGSVSAALFFILKATMGLRVSQEEEREGLDTISHGERAYTM
- a CDS encoding type II secretion system protein N, which translates into the protein MKTRTLILAGMGSFLLASIGQLPASLLIKALPADLAAPLQGVNGSLWQGGVSRVNWQGVQINNLQWDLHPAALLTGKLAADLRGNLVQGGQFEGNCAISISGNLACSGVNLTAIPAQALAPYLQGFMIPPLSGVFQASLHSLEWGQQTLPRLSGHGEWQEAGIQMLPQRFGAYTAVISAGEQGALNITLASAPGAAFTVDGTVTVQQDGQYQSQLTLTPGNSIDAGSKQFLNSFLGAPQTDGGYRIQEQGQLPAFN